Proteins co-encoded in one Bremerella sp. TYQ1 genomic window:
- a CDS encoding sulfatase-like hydrolase/transferase, producing MSLNSPCSSSATMLWRTLFLLLVFSVSPIVADDSLEIVEFQNPGLKTDLGVGLWAWPMPMDWDEDGDFDLIVSCPDVPFNGIYFFENLGDDPKYPTFKPPVKVGSGMHSVHVSYVDGKPRVLSPGTEWVNFLGKEFKEKKTIYPSKNIHSNRVRANQWRYVDYDDDGALDLIVGVGDWTEYGWDDAFDEKGNWTRGPLHGYVYLIRNSGTSEKPKYAEPTRLAANGKPVDVFGMPSPNLADFDGDGDLDLLCGEFLDGFTYFENVGSRARPKFAQGKRLAYEGQPLAMDLQMITPNAFDWDGDGDMDLVVGDEDGRVALVENTGKVTDGVPVFLPPKYFQQQAKALKFGALATPVSVDWDNDGDKDIVAGNSAGYIGFFENLDGGNPPKWADVQLLKVDGEPIRPQAGPNGSIQGPAEAKWGYTTLSVADWDHDGKQDLIVNSIWGKVEWYRNKGSLSELEAAKPVQVQWQDTPPQPAWNWWKPKANELATQWRTTPVVIDLNQDGLNDLVMLDHEGFLAFFERTKQGDQLGLLPGKRIFTNRRGEPLQLNAKTAGGSGRRKIDFADWDGDGKLDLLLNSRNIDLMRNVSTEEHPWAFDAPVQVHPHRLAGHTTSPTTVDWNKDGRPDLFIGAEDGHFYHLENNWKPFQEEQVGPISIERHRLVIADFGNGQKAYGNRNYVWESVPDRFAGWKFVRGNGGEAEPLFVTATKATNVYFAISASVKPNQLDGWEVVEDGRFQYSDGGHTAMQIYRRALETGDRISIPQSTWTGGILLLPSEEKAEKVSIMQPDGKRRPNVLFIAADDLRVQLGCYGDSLAVTPNIDALANNGMMFQRAYCQQALCNPSRTSVMTGQYPHTLEIWDLPTHFREVQPSLVTLPEHFKKHGYFAQSLGKIYHNYGQKIRNDQQSWSVTSRFDWGPHSSDWYVAGEPFEMHRIPKGAAVQNVDVPDEAYLDGRIADAAVEVIRERARANGPFFLAVGFWKPHLPFNAPQKYWDLYDRDEIAKRIESLPPSTAPDIARHDGRELRGYTDVAKSGPISQEQAAELNHGYYAAISFLDAQIGKLIGELKKQGLADNTIVVLWSDHGFHLGEHELWCKTSNFELDARVPLIISAPNKTTTGKATNSLVELVDLYPTLCELAQLPVPEQVDGDSLVPVLNDPSVLVSDIALTQHPRPAYYKGKPEVMGYSLRTDRFRFTQWRDFNTQHIVAAELYDHLNDPEESTNLANDESHARTVELLGRKLSEYLSTN from the coding sequence ATGTCGTTAAACAGCCCCTGCTCTTCATCCGCTACGATGCTGTGGCGAACTCTGTTTTTGCTTTTGGTGTTCAGCGTAAGTCCAATTGTCGCTGACGATTCGCTCGAGATCGTCGAGTTTCAGAACCCTGGTTTGAAAACCGACTTGGGCGTGGGACTTTGGGCCTGGCCGATGCCGATGGATTGGGACGAGGACGGCGATTTCGATCTGATCGTTTCCTGCCCTGATGTTCCGTTCAACGGAATCTATTTCTTCGAGAATTTAGGGGACGATCCAAAATATCCGACATTCAAACCGCCGGTAAAAGTTGGTTCCGGAATGCACTCGGTGCATGTTTCTTACGTCGATGGGAAACCGCGCGTTTTGTCCCCCGGCACCGAGTGGGTGAATTTCCTGGGGAAGGAATTCAAAGAGAAAAAAACGATCTATCCATCGAAGAATATTCATTCCAATAGAGTTCGCGCAAACCAATGGCGCTACGTCGATTACGACGATGACGGAGCACTCGACCTGATAGTCGGTGTGGGCGACTGGACCGAATATGGTTGGGACGATGCGTTTGACGAAAAAGGGAATTGGACCCGTGGCCCGCTGCATGGTTATGTCTATCTGATCCGAAACTCAGGTACCTCGGAAAAGCCGAAATATGCCGAGCCAACCCGCTTGGCAGCCAATGGAAAACCGGTCGACGTGTTTGGAATGCCATCTCCTAATTTGGCTGACTTTGACGGTGATGGTGATCTCGATTTGCTGTGTGGCGAGTTTCTCGATGGCTTCACGTATTTCGAGAATGTGGGGAGTCGCGCTCGTCCGAAGTTCGCTCAAGGCAAGCGTTTAGCATACGAAGGCCAACCGCTGGCGATGGACTTGCAGATGATCACCCCGAACGCCTTCGATTGGGATGGCGATGGTGACATGGATCTTGTCGTCGGCGACGAAGATGGCCGCGTTGCGCTGGTCGAAAATACGGGAAAAGTCACCGATGGAGTGCCTGTGTTTCTGCCTCCGAAATACTTTCAGCAGCAGGCGAAAGCCCTGAAATTTGGTGCGTTGGCCACTCCGGTTTCGGTCGACTGGGACAACGATGGCGACAAGGATATCGTCGCTGGCAACTCGGCTGGATATATCGGCTTTTTTGAGAATCTAGACGGCGGAAATCCTCCGAAATGGGCTGATGTCCAGCTGTTGAAAGTGGATGGTGAACCGATCCGACCGCAAGCTGGTCCGAACGGCTCGATTCAAGGACCTGCCGAGGCAAAATGGGGTTACACAACGCTCAGCGTGGCCGACTGGGATCATGACGGCAAGCAAGACCTGATCGTTAATTCGATATGGGGAAAAGTGGAATGGTACCGCAATAAAGGCTCTTTAAGCGAACTCGAAGCGGCAAAGCCGGTACAAGTTCAATGGCAAGACACGCCTCCGCAACCAGCTTGGAATTGGTGGAAGCCGAAAGCAAACGAGTTAGCTACGCAGTGGCGAACTACGCCGGTTGTGATTGATCTAAATCAGGACGGTTTGAACGACTTGGTGATGCTTGACCATGAAGGCTTTCTCGCGTTTTTTGAGCGAACGAAACAGGGAGATCAGCTTGGTCTGCTACCTGGCAAGAGGATCTTTACGAATCGACGTGGAGAACCGCTGCAACTGAACGCAAAAACGGCAGGTGGTAGCGGTCGTCGAAAGATCGATTTTGCGGATTGGGACGGAGACGGAAAGCTCGATCTGTTGCTGAATAGCCGAAACATTGACCTGATGCGAAATGTCTCGACGGAAGAGCATCCGTGGGCGTTTGATGCCCCGGTCCAAGTTCATCCTCATCGCCTCGCCGGACATACGACCAGCCCGACGACCGTCGACTGGAACAAAGACGGCCGGCCTGATCTGTTCATTGGTGCGGAAGACGGGCATTTTTATCATCTCGAAAACAATTGGAAGCCATTCCAAGAGGAGCAAGTTGGCCCGATAAGTATTGAACGGCATCGCTTAGTGATTGCGGACTTTGGCAACGGGCAAAAAGCTTACGGCAACCGAAATTACGTCTGGGAATCGGTGCCAGATCGATTCGCCGGATGGAAGTTTGTACGGGGCAACGGAGGCGAAGCCGAACCGCTTTTCGTTACGGCAACCAAAGCAACGAACGTCTATTTCGCAATTTCCGCCTCGGTCAAACCGAACCAACTCGACGGCTGGGAAGTGGTCGAGGACGGTCGTTTTCAGTATTCCGACGGCGGGCACACGGCGATGCAAATCTATCGACGCGCATTGGAAACAGGCGATCGGATCAGTATTCCACAATCGACGTGGACAGGAGGCATATTGTTGCTGCCATCGGAAGAAAAAGCCGAGAAGGTCAGCATTATGCAACCCGATGGCAAGCGGCGTCCAAATGTTCTGTTTATTGCTGCGGACGACCTGCGCGTGCAATTGGGATGCTATGGCGACTCGCTCGCGGTGACGCCAAATATCGATGCGTTGGCGAACAACGGAATGATGTTCCAGCGAGCCTACTGCCAGCAAGCTTTGTGTAATCCCTCGCGTACTTCCGTCATGACGGGGCAATATCCTCATACGCTTGAAATTTGGGACCTGCCCACACATTTTCGAGAGGTTCAACCAAGTTTGGTAACGTTGCCCGAGCACTTTAAAAAGCATGGATACTTCGCGCAAAGTTTGGGCAAGATCTACCACAACTATGGTCAGAAAATAAGAAACGACCAGCAATCGTGGTCCGTTACTTCCCGGTTTGATTGGGGGCCTCATTCCAGCGATTGGTATGTTGCGGGAGAGCCGTTTGAAATGCATCGCATACCCAAGGGCGCTGCGGTTCAAAACGTTGATGTTCCTGACGAAGCTTACTTAGATGGAAGAATCGCCGACGCGGCGGTGGAAGTGATTCGAGAACGGGCACGTGCAAACGGCCCATTTTTTTTGGCTGTAGGTTTCTGGAAGCCACATCTTCCCTTCAATGCTCCACAGAAATATTGGGATCTCTATGATCGAGACGAGATTGCCAAACGTATCGAGTCGTTGCCGCCATCGACCGCGCCAGACATCGCGAGGCATGATGGTCGTGAGCTTCGAGGCTATACCGATGTCGCCAAAAGCGGCCCAATCTCACAGGAGCAAGCAGCCGAACTGAACCATGGATATTACGCGGCGATCTCTTTTCTGGATGCCCAAATTGGCAAACTGATCGGGGAGCTCAAAAAGCAAGGTCTCGCGGACAACACAATTGTTGTTCTTTGGTCGGACCATGGGTTTCACTTGGGCGAACATGAACTGTGGTGCAAGACGAGCAACTTCGAATTGGATGCACGTGTCCCGCTGATCATTTCAGCTCCGAATAAAACGACAACCGGAAAGGCGACCAACTCGCTTGTAGAGCTCGTGGATCTCTATCCGACACTATGCGAACTGGCGCAACTTCCAGTTCCGGAACAGGTCGATGGGGATAGTCTCGTTCCGGTACTTAATGACCCCAGTGTGCTCGTTTCGGACATTGCGTTGACCCAGCATCCGCGTCCGGCTTATTACAAAGGCAAGCCTGAGGTGATGGGATATTCGCTGCGGACAGATCGATTTCGTTTTACGCAGTGGCGAGATTTCAATACACAGCATATCGTTGCCGCAGAGCTGTACGATCACCTAAACGACCCGGAAGAGTCGACCAATTTGGCAAACGATGAATCGCACGCTCGGACTGTCGAATTGCTTGGCCGGAAGTTATCGGAATACCTAAGTACCAACTAG
- a CDS encoding PLP-dependent cysteine synthase family protein, protein MIQPLAILANSRVTTPLVPIELPAYGVPVWCKLEYLNPSGSTKDRIARYILSKAVRSGQLKPGDSVVEASSGSTSIAFALASAQLGLSFTAIMPESVSPERVKIIRAYGADVQLTPADAGIDASIRLAQEISETQGAFWPQQFSNLDNAKAHRDETAAEVLCQIPSGNVDVFVSGVGTGGTLVGVSQGLIAAGCTITPVLARPVSNKLISDVECCSFSKRIPGVVDGLSEIFQAANLPDLIEFEISDEEAIEATRNLIRAGFPVGPSSGLNYLAAVQAYKSRNDQPVCLTVFPDRMERYFSTDLFQ, encoded by the coding sequence ATGATTCAGCCACTCGCGATTCTCGCTAACAGTCGTGTCACCACTCCACTCGTTCCCATCGAGCTTCCTGCGTACGGCGTGCCGGTCTGGTGCAAGCTTGAATATTTAAATCCGAGTGGCTCGACGAAGGATCGAATCGCCCGATACATCCTGTCCAAAGCGGTAAGAAGTGGCCAACTAAAACCTGGCGATTCGGTCGTCGAAGCCTCGAGCGGTTCTACCAGCATCGCCTTTGCGCTGGCATCAGCCCAGCTTGGACTTTCCTTCACAGCCATCATGCCTGAAAGTGTGAGCCCGGAACGCGTCAAGATAATTCGAGCCTACGGCGCCGACGTTCAGTTGACGCCAGCCGACGCCGGGATCGATGCATCCATTCGTCTTGCCCAGGAAATTTCTGAGACCCAAGGCGCATTCTGGCCGCAACAGTTTTCAAATCTTGATAACGCCAAAGCCCATCGCGACGAGACGGCCGCCGAGGTGCTTTGCCAGATACCTAGTGGCAACGTTGATGTCTTCGTCAGCGGTGTCGGCACCGGCGGAACGCTCGTTGGTGTTTCGCAAGGCTTGATCGCCGCTGGTTGTACGATAACGCCGGTGCTTGCGAGGCCAGTTAGCAACAAGCTGATATCAGACGTCGAATGCTGTAGCTTCAGCAAACGAATACCTGGCGTGGTCGACGGACTTTCGGAAATCTTTCAAGCCGCCAATTTACCTGACCTGATCGAGTTCGAGATTTCCGATGAAGAAGCGATCGAGGCAACGAGAAACCTCATTCGGGCCGGCTTTCCAGTCGGGCCCAGTTCCGGCTTGAACTATCTGGCAGCCGTACAAGCCTATAAGTCACGCAACGATCAGCCGGTCTGTTTGACGGTATTTCCCGACCGAATGGAACGGTACTTCTCGACCGATTTGTTTCAATAG
- a CDS encoding sialate O-acetylesterase codes for MRKTVLFTILPLLCLFAISFNALNAEETKLPEKRDFHLYLLVGQSNMAGRGKVTPADQEENTQLLMFNQDGKWVPAVDPLHFDKPRIVGVGLGRTFGLEVLKANPSVTVGLIPCAVGGSPIKSWEPGAYDNPTKTHPYDDAMKRAKAALEAGQLKGILWHQGESDSGPGKAEVYQEKLTQLIERFRKELNAEDVPFVIGQLGKFEERPWSKAKEQVDAAHQAIAEEDENVLFVESDGLTHKGDNVHFNADSYREFGKRYAKAFLNWQKANDD; via the coding sequence ATGAGAAAAACCGTACTGTTTACGATCCTGCCGCTGCTGTGCCTATTCGCCATCAGTTTCAACGCGTTGAATGCCGAAGAAACGAAGCTTCCAGAGAAACGCGACTTTCATCTTTACCTGTTGGTGGGACAGTCCAATATGGCTGGACGAGGTAAAGTGACCCCGGCCGATCAAGAGGAGAACACCCAGCTACTGATGTTCAATCAGGATGGCAAATGGGTTCCCGCTGTCGATCCCCTGCACTTTGATAAGCCTCGAATTGTCGGAGTCGGACTGGGGCGGACGTTTGGCCTCGAGGTTTTGAAGGCAAATCCTAGCGTGACCGTTGGGCTGATCCCTTGTGCGGTAGGTGGTTCGCCGATTAAGTCTTGGGAGCCTGGGGCGTATGATAACCCAACGAAGACTCATCCTTACGATGACGCGATGAAGCGAGCCAAAGCCGCGCTTGAAGCAGGCCAACTCAAGGGTATCTTGTGGCACCAAGGCGAGTCCGATTCAGGTCCCGGCAAAGCAGAAGTTTATCAAGAGAAGCTAACGCAACTCATCGAGCGATTTCGTAAAGAATTGAACGCTGAGGATGTGCCGTTTGTAATCGGTCAGCTTGGCAAGTTCGAAGAGAGGCCTTGGAGCAAAGCCAAAGAACAAGTCGACGCAGCTCATCAGGCAATCGCGGAAGAAGACGAGAACGTTTTGTTCGTCGAATCGGATGGATTGACGCACAAAGGCGACAACGTTCATTTCAACGCCGATTCGTATCGCGAATTTGGTAAGCGATACGCCAAGGCGTTTCTTAACTGGCAAAAAGCCAACGACGATTAG
- a CDS encoding proprotein convertase P-domain-containing protein produces the protein MTTIQYRSLAYLAVCALLLVPTELLAQGEWIRRIDDDNNGYIEPDEISDRGRRYLEEFAVPYGLSLSRPNSVEKLEQAARLHAQRKNRDRNAPMPTPEEQPGLKGFGRPVDQPLIPEFGLGKVPYAYTQADLDEASSTLRRWDRNRDGKLSPEEIERARWDGHDPLDSDFDRDGHLTKLELTQRYARRRSESEREIMSLGSIEPSQPSRNDSDDRSRRSSRMRAGSSRNGDRGSASLADSIIERYDFNRNDQLDPQEMASVGISVAKVDYDRNGAVDEEEFARYLNEALEREASQNQEAIPTWFFERDSNNDKQVLMSEFTDQWDQATLDEFTSYDNNQDGIITIDEVLTSKTVVGGEFSNSQAHLLLPRSTIVSEIEVSDDYLIGDLNVQLSITHTYTEQLDGYLIGPDGQRIELFTGVGGSDDHFDKTIFDDDNGERITRSRAPFRGTYRPEATEKRQTSLNHYRGKNLKGTWQLMIRASRSERSGILHGWSLLVQPDQEAVDNPDSVDERLNPQENDEEEASSEQDASDN, from the coding sequence ATGACTACCATCCAATACCGATCGCTTGCTTACCTGGCGGTTTGCGCATTACTGCTCGTCCCGACCGAATTGCTTGCCCAAGGGGAGTGGATTCGCCGTATCGACGACGACAACAACGGCTACATCGAGCCTGACGAAATCTCCGATCGAGGTCGCCGATACCTGGAAGAATTCGCGGTACCGTATGGCCTAAGTCTTTCCCGCCCAAATTCGGTGGAAAAGCTCGAGCAAGCTGCGCGGCTCCATGCCCAACGCAAAAACCGCGATCGCAACGCCCCGATGCCGACACCGGAAGAACAACCAGGATTGAAAGGATTCGGACGACCTGTTGATCAACCGCTGATCCCTGAATTCGGCTTGGGTAAAGTCCCTTACGCCTACACGCAAGCCGATCTCGACGAAGCGTCATCCACATTACGACGTTGGGATCGAAATCGTGACGGTAAGTTGAGCCCGGAAGAGATCGAACGTGCTCGTTGGGACGGCCATGATCCGCTCGATTCCGATTTCGATCGTGACGGACATCTCACGAAACTTGAGTTGACGCAGCGTTATGCCCGCCGACGTTCCGAAAGCGAACGTGAAATCATGTCGCTCGGAAGCATCGAACCATCGCAGCCATCACGCAACGACTCGGACGATCGGAGTCGCCGTAGCAGCCGCATGCGAGCCGGCAGTTCGCGAAATGGAGATCGAGGCAGTGCATCGCTTGCCGACAGCATCATCGAACGCTATGACTTCAATCGAAATGATCAGCTCGACCCTCAAGAGATGGCCAGCGTCGGGATCTCGGTGGCCAAAGTCGACTACGACCGAAACGGAGCCGTCGATGAAGAGGAGTTCGCGCGTTATTTGAACGAAGCTCTGGAACGAGAAGCCAGCCAGAACCAAGAAGCGATTCCGACATGGTTTTTCGAGCGAGATAGCAATAACGACAAGCAAGTCCTGATGTCTGAGTTCACCGATCAGTGGGATCAAGCCACGCTCGATGAGTTCACTTCGTACGACAACAACCAGGATGGAATTATCACCATCGATGAAGTTCTTACCTCGAAGACGGTAGTCGGCGGCGAATTCTCTAACTCTCAGGCCCACCTCCTATTGCCTCGTTCGACCATCGTTTCCGAGATTGAAGTGAGCGACGACTACCTGATTGGTGACCTCAACGTCCAGCTTTCCATCACGCACACCTACACAGAACAGCTAGATGGTTATCTGATCGGTCCTGACGGTCAGCGTATCGAGCTGTTTACAGGTGTTGGTGGTAGCGACGATCACTTCGACAAGACGATTTTCGACGACGACAACGGCGAACGAATTACTCGATCACGTGCACCGTTTCGTGGAACATACCGTCCGGAAGCAACCGAAAAACGGCAGACAAGCCTCAATCACTATCGCGGCAAGAACCTGAAAGGTACTTGGCAGCTGATGATTCGTGCGAGCCGAAGCGAACGCTCAGGAATCCTTCATGGCTGGTCCTTGCTGGTTCAGCCCGATCAAGAGGCAGTCGATAACCCCGACTCGGTTGACGAACGGCTCAATCCGCAAGAGAACGACGAAGAAGAGGCATCTTCCGAGCAAGATGCCTCTGATAACTAA